The Anopheles gambiae chromosome 2, idAnoGambNW_F1_1, whole genome shotgun sequence genomic sequence AGATCAACGAACTATCTTCATGCGATGTTATACTGGAGGTGGTAGAGTGAAgggtttgagtttgaaaagcATTCCCGATCTATGTAACTCATCCGTAACGCCAATCGTGTGGGATCAAATGCACGAGCATCGTTGCTCAAAATCCTAGCAGGTACTGATCAAGTAAGTTGATGTGTAGTTGGAAAGTGTACGAGTGGGTCATTGAGTTTAATTGTTCGCTCTACAGAATGCAAAAAGGCTAGCAAAGAACAACACGCTAGACGTTACTACGGGCCAGCTAACGGGGACGGCATTCACGGACACGGGCAAAAAACACGGGACGATCACTAACAGACAGGGTAAGTGGCAGTTGCTCTTCTACCGGTTTCTAGATGAGTTTTGCTTGCGTCTAATGAAATCGTTGGAACAGACGGAGGTGAAGTGGAAGGGGCAGTGGTCAGGCTGGGAAGAAATTGCAAAGGGGAAGGGAGGgtgtacaaaacaaaagcttccCCAGCCAGTCAGGCTATCTATCGGAAGGAAATGCTAGGCAAAAGGCTTCAGACGTCAATCATGCGAACTGAACCGAACTCTTTCCCATTCGTACGGGACGTACGAATTGTTTGGAGGACGTCAGATCCCGCGCGGAACACGGCAAGGTTTAGCTGGACGCGTCGCCTTCGCACCTACTATCTATCAGGAAAATAAATATCGCATAACAGGACAGGACTCGGGTGCCACTGTTGAGTGAGTGCTTGGTGCGTGCCGGGTGCGCGAACCGCGACCGCCGGCGCAGACAGGTGCGGTGCGGTGACGCGCAGCCATCTGCCAGGCCTGGTCGCGGTTGTGCGCACCCAAATGGTTAGCACGCAGTGTATAGTAGTAGAGTGAGAGCGGGGAAATGATTAAGTGAAGCGTGAGAGTAATGATACCTCTATGATATCTACCGCCATAGCCATGACCATAGTGGTGCCTACCAATAAGATGGTCCCGGCGGGCGATCTCCACCACGTTCGAGACGGTCTCGGAGAAACCGATGTCGTGGTGCAGATGCCTCGGGCTTGGCGATCGTTCCAGTGCGGATCCGCGTCTGCTATGGGAGGGTAGCGAAAGAAGAGCGACATTTTAGTCGGAAAGCCGAACGAAACGAGCGTGCGAGCGGGGAGCTACTTACTGCAAGCTGGGTGATCGCACGTGCCCATTCCTCTGGTCCGGATGCAGATGGCCGTCGTCGATGTACGGCTCCTGTATCTCGTGCGGCTTGTGCTCCTGGAGCTCCGGCTCAAAGTCGTACCGGGCGCCCTTGTTGTTGCGCCACGTCTCCAGCATCAGTATGCCGGCGTAGATCTTGCCGACCGTCATCTTGCCCGTGTTGAGCACATTGTTCGGTGGCACCAGCAGATCCACCATCTTTTTCGCCTGGATCGGCCATATCTGTCGGATTGTTTGACGCAGCTCCATATCTGCTTGATCCATCTCTTCCGCTGCAGAAACGAGGGTTGGGAGATTTTTGGAGAACTTGAGTGTACTGTGGAGAGGAAGGCCAGCGGGCACCGACGATCTTACCAGGTCGCATTTTAATGCTCAGATTTTCACGAATCAACGCAAACAGGGTCGTGGTGAAGCCCACCCTACCCTCCTCGTCTACCGGCATGTTCATGCGTATGAGCTTTTTGTACGCCAACCGGTTGGGACACTTGTTGCCGAACCCGAGCGGTGGTGCCATATTCTTCAGCATGTCGTACATCTCCGTGTAGTGTAGCTTGCCActgggaggaagaagagaGCATGAGAGGTTTGCAAGCACAAGGAACCTTTTCTGCGACGATCGACTTACGATGCGGAAGGATCGTATTCAGCCCATATGCGCACAAACTCGTCCAGATGATGGGCGCCCAGAATACTGGAATCTCTGGTCAGATAGTCAAAGTTGTCCATAATGACAGCGACGAACAAGTTCAACATCTGCAAATACAACCGGTTGGCATTCAGAATCGTGCCAAAAATTGATCGAAATTATGCAGCATCAACTCACCAAGAAGGAGCAGAAAAAGATGAATGACACAAAGTACCCGTAGGCCAGGGTCGAGCCGCAGGTTTCGTTCGGTTTGTTCGCCCGTGGATCGCAGGGTCGTCCTTTCAGGCAGGCCAGCATAATATTTGGCCAAGATTCGCCAGTTGCACATCTGCGAAGAGTAGGAGAACGTGAGCAGGACATTAGTGTGACGGGTGAATGAGATGAACACCGTAGCACGGCGATCCATACCGAAATAGTAACATTAAACCGTCGAGGAACGATCGGAAGTTGTTGTGACGACTGATGGCGGTATCGGGATCTAGTTCTATGTTTCCAAACACCTACGTAAAAGAGTGTAAGAGTGAAAGTGATGCGCTACAAAAAGACTATCCGGGGCGCTGCTTACATACCTGCATTCCAATAATGGCGTAGATAAAGAACAGCATAGCAATCAGCAGGCAAACGTAGGGCAGTGCTTTGAAGGATTGGACAAAAGTCCAGAGGAGGATACGGATGGTGTCACCCTGGCGGAGTAGCTTGATTAAACGGGCAGCACGGAACAGCCGCAGAAAGCCGACATTGAACGAGTTTTCCTGTGTGAGCGTGTGAAAGTGGCGCCGACAGCTGTGTTAGgcgttggtttgttttgcgtaATGGACGGCCCTGAAACGATACTTACCCACAGCAGTAAAATCAACGCATCCACTATACTACCGATAACAGTGATTAAATCGAAAACATTCCATGCATCCTTGAAAAAGttctacaaaaaaagagggaaagatgTGAGCTGAGTAGGTCCAAAACGGGATAAAAGCCGACAGATGCTCATACCCTTGCGCCAAATCCTATGATCTTGAGTACCGTTTCCACGCTGAACATGCCGGTAAATATCATGTTCAGGTACTTCATGAAGTTTTCCAGCTTTTTGTTCTGATCGTGACACTGCAGAGAGGAGAAACGAAAGTTGGAAAAGTAAGACCCAAACGTTGTTCCGCCCAATGTGCCGCCTAccttcatcatcagcagcagcgtgttgaACACGATCAGCGTCATGATGAAATACTCGAACGGTGCGGACACGATGATGCGCCAGACCGTGTACTTGAAGCCGGAGTGTTTCGTTGGGATGTAGCGCTCGAGCGGCCGGGCACCGATCGTGAAGTCGATGCACGACTTTTGGTTCTTGTCGATCTCGCCGTCCTGCAGCTCCGCCTCGCCCTGCTCCTGGAACGTGATGATGATCAAGGCCACGAAGATGTTGACGAAGAAGAACGGAAACACCACGAAGTACACCACGTAGAAGATTGACATTTCGATGCGGAAGTTCTGTATTGGTCCCTCGTCCTCGTACGTCGCCGCCATCGAGTTCTGGAGCACCCTGTGGATGGGTGCACAGTGATCAGTGATTAGTGCTGGGCCGTGCGCGGAGATGATCGTGGACACTTACTGTGGCCAACCTTCGCCCGTTTGCACGGCGAAGAGCGTTAGCATAGCGGTGGCCACATTGTCGTAGTTGAAGTACTGCGTTTTCCACTCCCGTTTGGCAGAGCGCGGCAACCCGTCTACCTCGCTGTAAATAAAGTACGAACCCctgcaaaagaaaaggaacaGAGTCCGGTACTCTTCATTCTGTACCAAAAAAACCTGCAGCTAACGGTCCCACTCACTGGCAGTCGATGCTGTTATGTTTGCTGTCGTCGGTGCAGTAGAAAAACTTCCCGTTGAACAGCTGCACCGCAATGACGGCGAAGATGAACTGGAACAGTATGTACACGATCAGGATGTTGATGACGTTCTTGAGCGAGCCGACGACGCAGTCGAACACCGCCTTCAGCTTCGGCACCCGTTTGATCGTTTTCAGCGGGCGCAGCACGCGCAGCACCCGGAGCGACTTGATCGTGGACAGATCGGCACCGGCATCGCTGCCGCTGATGTCGAACCCGATGCTCACCACCGCACACCCGACGACGACCGCGTCCATGATGTTCCAGATCTCGCGCAGATAGCTGCCCGGGTGCAGTATGATGCCGAGATCGATCACCTTGAGCAGCATCTCGATCGTGAACACGCAGGTGAAGGCGTAATCGAGATTGTTCAGCACCTTGTTGCGGGGCGAATCCTCCTGCACCGGATCCTCCGCGGCGAGCGCGATCGAGGACAGCGAGATGACGATCATGATGAAAAAGTCAAAGTACCGCAGGTTCACCACCCAGTGGGCAGCCCGGCGCATGCTGTGAATacagacagagacagagagagagagagaggcagggACACCGCGTTCCCCCGCGAGAAATGGCGAACGGGTGGGCATTCGTTTGGAAGAGTGACGAAGTTTCGTTTCATTAGGATCGAAGGGATCACATAaacatacagagagagagagatagagagagatagggagaaaaagagaaaaatggtTCCCATTTAAGAGTCAGTGAGAGTGTGTATTGACGGGAGCTGGAAGTTTTTGCGGTTATAATGAGGCCTTTGGAAGCGGGCTAGCTCGAGCGACAGCATTTCATTAAGATGCGCGatacattcaaacacacatacacagagagaCATAGAAAAAAGCCGCTCTGGTCACCGGTATCATCTCTTCCTGGTTGAGAGGGAAGAACCGGCCACATGGCCACAGTGGAAGTGTGTTGGGCGATAagtcagtaaaaacaaaaagaaagatcaAAGCAAGAAAGCTTGAAGGCAGGCAAGGCAGGCAGGGCACATCGAAACAACAAGACGACAAAGACACACAGTGGAAGAGAAACAGAAGAGAAAAGAAGACgagtaaatgaaaacaaagtaAAGTAGCAAGTAGCACGACATCAGCAGAGAGTAAGAAAACGTGGTACAGAACCGAAGCGGTAATGAGAAAATGAGTGAAAACGAAGTAATGCGAGACGGCGGCACGAAACGGAATAGGGCGGTAGTAAAACAATtacacagtaaaaaaacaggcgcacaacaaacagcagtgtgtagtagtggtggtagtggtggcaTTGTGAGTAAGTGTTTAGCAAGTGTGTTACTAACAACGAGAGCACATCGAGAGCGTTCGCAGAGCGTTTAGAGAGTGATCGAGCGTTTTACAGAGCGATGCAGCAGCGATCGGCCATTCtttgggcgtgtgtgtgtgtgtgtggaagaggTGGAGATTAGGAGAGTGAAAAAGCTTGTTGCCGTTGCCGCAAGAGAGAGCGTAAAAGAAAGAGTACGCGCCAGATAGGGAAGGTTGGAGATTGGTGGACGGAAGGATGCTTGGGACAGTGGCACATGCTGACAGGAGCAGGACATCGTGCAAGGACATCTGAAGCATCTTAAGAGCCGACAGCAAGACAGCGACACAGCAAAGgcgtgtgagagtgtgtgtgtgtgtattgttgcGTTTCTTAAGTGTGTAAGAGTACTGCTTCGTGTTGGTATACGTGCTGTggtgggtgtgtttttttgataAGAAAACTGGAGCATTTTCGTAGGAAAAGtgggggaaaaagggggaataAAGAAAACGGGCCAAAAACAGATAGCCAGGTAggcaaaagaaagaagaaaactaAAACATAAACCGGATTGGCGACACTCACGGATTGGTCGACGAGAAGATGAACATACAAGAGTACGGCAGCATCGGCTTCGGACCCTCGGGGGCCTCCTCTTCCGGCtcctcttctttcttttcctctttcttgctttccttttccttctccttctccgcCTCGGCATCTTCCGTGGTCGGGGTGCCATCTTTCGCCTTCTGCAACGCTTCCATCTCTTTCTCCAACTCCATTTGCTGCTTCTCTTTGTCTCGTTCCTGTTGCTGCTCTTCGGCCGCCGTCAGCTCTTGGGCGTTGGCCAAATTGTCGACCGCGATAGCCAAGAACACGTTCAGCAGGGTGTAGTTGCCGAACAGCGTGAGTATGATGAAGTAGAGCGAGTAGATCATGCCCGACTCGTGCCCGCCCTGGGAGTTGATGCCGAGGTACATCACCTCATTCCAGTCCTCGCCGGTCAGGATCTGGAACACGGTTAGCAGCGCGATGGTGAACGTATTGAAATTGGTCGGCGGGGTTCCCTCCGGCAGGATGAACTGGCCGCCGAACAGCTGCATGCCGAGCAGCGCGAAGATCAATATGAACAGAAAGAGCAGAAACAGTAACGAAATAATCGATCGCATGGAGCTGAGTAACGAGATGACGAGATTACGCAGTGAGGACCAGTATTTGGTGACCTTGAAGATCCGCAGCAGTCGAAGGGCTCGCAGTACGGAGATACCGAACGAGCCTTCCTTGTAAGCGGACCAAACAACTTCGAAGATCGACCCGGCGATGACGATGCAGTCGAAACGGTTGAAGGCGGACTCGAAGTAGATGCGCGGCCCGAGGGCGTAGATTTTGATCAGCATCTCGCACATGAACAGCCCGAGAAAGACAAACTCGGCGTAGTCTGTGCGAGAGCgtgattgagagagagagcgcgcggtTTGAGGAGCGCCACCGTGATTTATTGGCGGGTTTTTTGGTTTAGGGAGGTTTACAAAGGTGATAGGTCAGAAGTAAGTAAAGAAAGGGGCGTTCGGGATGTATATGGGCATACGTTTGagggtgtgtgggtgtgttatTTGATGTGCGTATGGTTTTATGTGTTGTTGGTGAGGTAAACGAGTGTTTAGTAGTCAGCACCGGACCGGAAATCCACACCgtggacacaaacacacaacgggAGAGGCGTGATGAGTGGAAACGAAAAGTTGTTTTTACGGGTgatagagagaagagagaaaaaagagaaagagagagagaaagagaaagaaacaaatcagAAACATTTGATTAGTTGTGTTCTACCCAGATTCAATGCTCGTTTGTCTGCGACAGAAGCAAAGAAGATCGTCGGAATAGGACTTtgcgagagaaagagtgagatatacagagcgagagagagagaattatCTGTCCCTCTTTCGGGTGGGGGGAAGGGAGGAGTgtatagagagaaagagagagtgcgGGTAGCAAACATTTGGTTGGACTTTGGGTAGAAATGCGGCATTTACATAGAAAGAGCGCCAGCCAGTTCGGTTGGCCATAGTGCTCGACGGCGACGCAGATCGTGTTCAGAAACACCAGCACTATGACGAACCAGTAGAACCACTGCGTCTTGACCGTGTGCCGGATGCAGTAGCGGAACCGCTTCTCCGCCCGCCAGAAGCCCGACTTGGCCggtttcttctccttcttcagGATGCCCTCGTCGCCGGACTCGGTCGTTGCCTCCTCGTCGTCCGTTTCGGACGATTTCGATTTGCCCAgattttttagctttttccGCTTGGCCGCCGCCTTTTTGCGGGCCTCCATTATGTACATGCGCTCCTCCTCGGTGGTGCGATCCTCGGCGAGGATGATCTCCTCCGCCTTGCAGATCCACTCGACGAAGCCGTTCAGTTCCttttcgagctgctgctggcggcgcAGCTTCAGGAACTCTTGCCGGTTCTCCACCTTTTCACGCTCGCGCGCAAACTCTCTGTCAAGTGAGatatagagaaagagagagagagagagagagagaaggaaaaagaaagagaaacgtGTAAAGGAAGAGAGAAGAGTTTGTCAAACATTCATTGTGAATTTTCCGACTAAAACTACAGTAATTGAAAGTCAATATCGTCCAGAAACGatgtaaaaaaacacgagAACACTAAAGTAACGCTAAACGTGTGAGTGAACAAACTAACGCTATACTCTACTAAGGATGACTGCTAAGTGAAAACCAGTACCAGTATTGAGAAAACTGTGaagcgttttcttttcttaaaataatttaaaacactccTTTGCAATGAAGCCATTCCCAATGGACAGTTCACAGTTTGTGTCAATAAGAGGAACAAAACTACCCAAGAACTCCCATTCCTAGTGAACAGTTCTCTAAGAGAGTAGGATCAATGGCTACGGCTCCGGCAAAACCGTCAATTTCACTTCTACTGAAACGCAATGTCCTTACTTGTACTGCCGCGGTATTAAAGTTCACTTTAATGAGACTCTATGTGACAACGCTTCGGTTACAACAGTTACACTTGACACACGGCGAATGAGGGGGAGCAACAAACCACTTACCCGCTGAGGACACCGAGCACTAAGTTGAGCATGAAAAATGAACCAATAATAATTAAAGGCACAAAATATATCCAATTAAACGTTGAGCCTATCGCGTCGTTGGTCTGTGACGAAGGAagtagagagtgagagagaaaacagttatttgtatttttcatttaagTCGTTGAAAGTGCAGTGAGGAGGGTTAAGGTTACGCACCCAGTACATGGTGGATGTCCAGCCCTCCATCGTGATACACTGGAACACGGTCAACATGGCGAACCCGATGTTGTCGAAGTTCGTGATGCCATAGTTCGGACCTTCCCACTGTTCGATGCAGGCGCTCTCGTTGTGATTGCACAGATGGACCCCGGCCGGCAGTTCCGCGTTCATGGTGTCATCGTCATCGTAGCAGGGCGTTGGCAGGTCACCCTCTTCGATGATTTCAACTGTACGGGAACGGAACGTAATAAACGATGGTTTGAGTAATGCAGAAAGCGATTGCTATCCTTGCTGGCGGGGCTGGAACGGAACGGGTCTAGTATACTTACAGGCGTTCTCTAAGCTATAACAACTTTTGTGCAAAACACCCGAGTAAAATTCTAATCCTATAATTGCGAAAATAACGATTGCGAACAAGACCAAAAGTCCGATTTGTAGCAACGGTGCCATAGCTTTAATGATCGACTTTAGCACAACTTGTAGACCTGTGGCGCGCGCGGGAAGAGAAGAGCATGTTAGTAAAGGCAGGTCGGCAGTCTCATATCTTTGGGTAAGCTTTTACGAAAGATGAAGGAAactaaagcaaacaaaatatgGCTACCGATGAAACTAGCCAGCGGTGCAATCGTGAGTCGTGAAAAGTCGTGTCATTACAGCGAATCGAAAACAATGTCATAAACTATGGAGGATGTGAATAGTATATAGTAACGAATAGGACAGGGAAAAAGACAATGAATATCTAAAAAGAAACGAACATGATGAACTGAAGCACAATGGCTACAAAACACTAGACAGATGATTGCAAATGAAAGTCGCAATGATCAGATCGAACGACGATCCGGGCTACGGAGTACAAcagaacaacacacacaaaaaaagagaacactCGTCTAGACTACTCACTAGGAACTCCAGAAACTAATTTTAACGGTCGTAACACACGAATCGACCTCAACGTTCTTAGATCTACGTCGAGCGGAAGAGGAAGCAACGTCACGAGCCTAAAAAACGAGGGTTGTAGGAAGTTTTGAATGCGGTTATATTGGATGTGATAAAAATGGGAAACTCCGGCTGACTCCCGGACGAGAGCCATGCACGAAGCGTCTATTTTGAGAGGGTTTCGAGGGTGCTTATGAGAGCACCAATGTTGGGTTATGGATGCTATTTTGTTTCTTAAGTATGCTAAGTATAAAAACGTTTACTACCACTAGTTTAATCCTGATCGTATCTCTTTTGTACAcatttgcatgcaattttgATCGTAAATTTGGAACATCATTCGGAACCATCACTTGATACTCTAGAACGCTAGATATGTTCTCCATTTTGGAGGTAACTAAAATCAAACTACCATTTTGCATTACCAAACGAAACGTTCTAGCGGTACTGGTTAGCAGGAAATACTGTAAACACGGCTAGATCGTGGCTGAAACGGAACAGCTCACTTAACGTTACTGAGTGGCGCCGTACGATTGGATGCGACCTTGCTAAACACTAAGGGAATTGCTAAGAAACATTATTCGAGTTTCAATGCTAGAGCACGAAGGAGCACCATCTCTCCCTAGCTGGATACCATTTGCTCCGATCTCTTCTAGATGCCACAGACTGCATTAATTTCAACCGGCACATAAACGGCCACCTGGTTTGCTGCTACTTACCCCGTGAATACGACGAAGAAATCCATCATGTTCCAGATGTTGCGCAGGTAGGAGTCGGCATGCAGGACCAACCCGAGCGCCACGATCTTCAGTGCCGCCTCGATCGTGAAGATGCACAGGAAGTAGCTTTCGGTGAGCTCCAGCTTTTGGGCGAGCACCGTTTTGTCGCCCTTGGGCAGATGCTCCTCCAGTGCCAGCACCACACAGTTGGCAATGATTGTCAGCAAGACGGCGTACTCGAACGGTGGCCATTCTATGATGAATTTGGTTGCCCTTGGTGAAGCAAAGGTGAAAGTGTGAGACGGAGAAGATCGTTACCACGCACGGGAAACACATTGGAATGATCAGGACGATACGATCTGGCGATTGCCACTGGTAGGTACGTACTTTCGTATGAAATTATCCTCCGCAAAGATGAACAGCGAGGAGGGcccgggtggtggtggaccGGTACGATGTCTCGGACtgcccttctttcccttcttcggACCCATTTGCTGCCCGCTGCCGTCCTTATCAGGAAGCGCCTCCTCTTGGGACGCTGCTAGCCTGTCGGTAGGTAGAGAAAAGCAAGCAAAGCTCTCTTTAATAGGTGGTTAACTGTAATATTATACTTTAAAACTTCATGT encodes the following:
- the LOC3290639 gene encoding voltage-dependent calcium channel type A subunit alpha-1 isoform X11, translating into MYSALAASQEEALPDKDGSGQQMGPKKGKKGSPRHRTGPPPPGPSSLFIFAEDNFIRKATKFIIEWPPFEYAVLLTIIANCVVLALEEHLPKGDKTVLAQKLELTESYFLCIFTIEAALKIVALGLVLHADSYLRNIWNMMDFFVVFTGLVTLLPLPLDVDLRTLRSIRVLRPLKLVSGVPSLQVVLKSIIKAMAPLLQIGLLVLFAIVIFAIIGLEFYSGVLHKSCYSLENAFEIIEEGDLPTPCYDDDDTMNAELPAGVHLCNHNESACIEQWEGPNYGITNFDNIGFAMLTVFQCITMEGWTSTMYWTNDAIGSTFNWIYFVPLIIIGSFFMLNLVLGVLSGEFAREREKVENRQEFLKLRRQQQLEKELNGFVEWICKAEEIILAEDRTTEEERMYIMEARKKAAAKRKKLKNLGKSKSSETDDEEATTESGDEGILKKEKKPAKSGFWRAEKRFRYCIRHTVKTQWFYWFVIVLVFLNTICVAVEHYGQPNWLALFLYYAEFVFLGLFMCEMLIKIYALGPRIYFESAFNRFDCIVIAGSIFEVVWSAYKEGSFGISVLRALRLLRIFKVTKYWSSLRNLVISLLSSMRSIISLLFLLFLFILIFALLGMQLFGGQFILPEGTPPTNFNTFTIALLTVFQILTGEDWNEVMYLGINSQGGHESGMIYSLYFIILTLFGNYTLLNVFLAIAVDNLANAQELTAAEEQQQERDKEKQQMELEKEMEALQKAKDGTPTTEDAEAEKEKEKESKKEEKKEEEPEEEAPEGPKPMLPYSCMFIFSSTNPMRRAAHWVVNLRYFDFFIMIVISLSSIALAAEDPVQEDSPRNKVLNNLDYAFTCVFTIEMLLKVIDLGIILHPGSYLREIWNIMDAVVVGCAVVSIGFDISGSDAGADLSTIKSLRVLRVLRPLKTIKRVPKLKAVFDCVVGSLKNVINILIVYILFQFIFAVIAVQLFNGKFFYCTDDSKHNSIDCQGSYFIYSEVDGLPRSAKREWKTQYFNYDNVATAMLTLFAVQTGEGWPQVLQNSMAATYEDEGPIQNFRIEMSIFYVVYFVVFPFFFVNIFVALIIITFQEQGEAELQDGEIDKNQKSCIDFTIGARPLERYIPTKHSGFKYTVWRIIVSAPFEYFIMTLIVFNTLLLMMKCHDQNKKLENFMKYLNMIFTGMFSVETVLKIIGFGARNFFKDAWNVFDLITVIGSIVDALILLLWENSFNVGFLRLFRAARLIKLLRQGDTIRILLWTFVQSFKALPYVCLLIAMLFFIYAIIGMQVFGNIELDPDTAISRHNNFRSFLDGLMLLFRCATGESWPNIMLACLKGRPCDPRANKPNETCGSTLAYGYFVSFIFFCSFLMLNLFVAVIMDNFDYLTRDSSILGAHHLDEFVRIWAEYDPSASGKLHYTEMYDMLKNMAPPLGFGNKCPNRLAYKKLIRMNMPVDEEGRVGFTTTLFALIRENLSIKMRPAEEMDQADMELRQTIRQIWPIQAKKMVDLLVPPNNVLNTGKMTVGKIYAGILMLETWRNNKGARYDFEPELQEHKPHEIQEPYIDDGHLHPDQRNGHVRSPSLQRGSALERSPSPRHLHHDIGFSETVSNVVEIARRDHLIVSRPYIQHTYPVLQSHRDFGRRLPPRPIKPTTLQLKSTNINFPQLNTSPTHQNLHLALNTHTLPYSVHSLPGSRGDIPRDPRIYHHTESERDRERERLRERERDYGSRYVFRDTERELFEIERELERARDSARDTEYERVEPLSYEHLYTLGRTGGSSFGSSALNGYKPKVGMHSIYSESDEGDWC
- the LOC3290639 gene encoding voltage-dependent calcium channel type A subunit alpha-1 isoform X10, which translates into the protein MYSALAASQEEALPDKDGSGQQMGPKKGKKGSPRHRTGPPPPGPSSLFIFAEDNFIRKATKFIIEWPPFEYAVLLTIIANCVVLALEEHLPKGDKTVLAQKLELTESYFLCIFTIEAALKIVALGLVLHADSYLRNIWNMMDFFVVFTGLVTLLPLPLDVDLRTLRSIRVLRPLKLVSGVPSLQVVLKSIIKAMAPLLQIGLLVLFAIVIFAIIGLEFYSGVLHKSCYSLENAFEIIEEGDLPTPCYDDDDTMNAELPAGVHLCNHNESACIEQWEGPNYGITNFDNIGFAMLTVFQCITMEGWTSTMYWTNDAIGSTFNWIYFVPLIIIGSFFMLNLVLGVLSGEFAREREKVENRQEFLKLRRQQQLEKELNGFVEWICKAEEIILAEDRTTEEERMYIMEARKKAAAKRKKLKNLGKSKSSETDDEEATTESGDEGILKKEKKPAKSGFWRAEKRFRYCIRHTVKTQWFYWFVIVLVFLNTICVAVEHYGQPNWLALFLYYAEFVFLGLFMCEMLIKIYALGPRIYFESAFNRFDCIVIAGSIFEVVWSAYKEGSFGISVLRALRLLRIFKVTKYWSSLRNLVISLLSSMRSIISLLFLLFLFILIFALLGMQLFGGQFILPEGTPPTNFNTFTIALLTVFQILTGEDWNEVMYLGINSQGGHESGMIYSLYFIILTLFGNYTLLNVFLAIAVDNLANAQELTAAEEQQQERDKEKQQMELEKEMEALQKAKDGTPTTEDAEAEKEKEKESKKEEKKEEEPEEEAPEGPKPMLPYSCMFIFSSTNPMRRAAHWVVNLRYFDFFIMIVISLSSIALAAEDPVQEDSPRNKVLNNLDYAFTCVFTIEMLLKVIDLGIILHPGSYLREIWNIMDAVVVGCAVVSIGFDISGSDAGADLSTIKSLRVLRVLRPLKTIKRVPKLKAVFDCVVGSLKNVINILIVYILFQFIFAVIAVQLFNGKFFYCTDDSKHNSIDCQGSYFIYSEVDGLPRSAKREWKTQYFNYDNVATAMLTLFAVQTGEGWPQVLQNSMAATYEDEGPIQNFRIEMSIFYVVYFVVFPFFFVNIFVALIIITFQEQGEAELQDGEIDKNQKSCIDFTIGARPLERYIPTKHSGFKYTVWRIIVSAPFEYFIMTLIVFNTLLLMMKCHDQNKKLENFMKYLNMIFTGMFSVETVLKIIGFGARNFFKDAWNVFDLITVIGSIVDALILLLWENSFNVGFLRLFRAARLIKLLRQGDTIRILLWTFVQSFKALPYVCLLIAMLFFIYAIIGMQVFGNIELDPDTAISRHNNFRSFLDGLMLLFRCATGESWPNIMLACLKGRPCDPRANKPNETCGSTLAYGYFVSFIFFCSFLMLNLFVAVIMDNFDYLTRDSSILGAHHLDEFVRIWAEYDPSASGKLHYTEMYDMLKNMAPPLGFGNKCPNRLAYKKLIRMNMPVDEEGRVGFTTTLFALIRENLSIKMRPAEEMDQADMELRQTIRQIWPIQAKKMVDLLVPPNNVLNTGKMTVGKIYAGILMLETWRNNKGARYDFEPELQEHKPHEIQEPYIDDGHLHPDQRNGHVRSPSLHRRGSALERSPSPRHLHHDIGFSETVSNVVEIARRDHLIVSRPYIQHTYPVLQSHRDFGRRLPPRPIKPTTLQLKSTNINFPQLNTSPTHQNLHLALNTHTLPYSVHSLPGSRGDIPRDPRIYHHTESERDRERERLRERERDYGSRYVFRDTERELFEIERELERARDSARDTEYERVEPLSYEHLYTLGRTGGSSFGSSALNGYKPKVGMHSIYSESDEGDWC